One region of Limnospira fusiformis SAG 85.79 genomic DNA includes:
- a CDS encoding phycobilisome rod-core linker polypeptide codes for MSVKASGGSSVARPQLYKTVPVSTISQAEQQDRYLGKTELSDLATYFSSGAKRLEIAQVLTQNAELIVSRAANRIFTGGSPLAFLERPEEPEMAMAAAGSGDMEVAEGMKLGTISYVDNRGGGFFDGIKSLFKDSGSGPAVFLPPGFRPINVSRYGPGNMTKSLRDLSWFLRYTTYAIVAGDPNIIAVNVRGLREIIENACSSAATLVALQEMRRSALGYLQNDKEGQEIALQYFNVLISEFEGATPSNKVRQGQSVDQQGLELPQIYFNATIARQKFVMKPGLSSSEKQDVVKAAYRQVFERDITRAYSQGISDLESKFKNGEISTKEFIRRLGKSPLYRQQFYSRFVNSRVVELAARHFLGRGLSSPEEFSKYFAIVTKGGLAALVDAMVDSSEYADYFGEETVPYLRGLGTEAQECRNWGPQIDLFNYSAPFRTVPQFVTLFGDYKQPLRDQHVYGIGNDPLEIQFGAIFPKETRSPQNRPAPFGKDTRRILIRNGAGIDNQLSNPGARGNAPGSLGPKVFKLDQLPGGYVSSKFSNKGGSNGASVKFSESSTQKVIRAAYLQVFGRELYSGQRQTVAEIKLENGDITVREFIRILAKSDVFRNMYWTSLYVCKAIEYIHRRLLGRPTYGRQEMNSYFDLCSKKGFYALVDAIIDSVEYNEAFGEDTIPYERYLTPGGLSLRSMRVGTLAEKMTMVKDEPTPRFVELGTPTDQMKGELEIDNRINQGVNKRREQSKVFKLTNVTDKVALQTTIGAIYRQIFERDIDPYVTKKEFTALESKLGNGEITVKEFVEALGASALYIREFYTPYPNTKVIELGTKHFLGRAPLNQAEIRKYNQILASQGLKAFIGAMVNSMEYAQVFGEDTVPYRRFPTLPAANFPNTELLYNQLTKQNDELVVPSFEPVLANDRS; via the coding sequence ATGAGTGTTAAGGCAAGTGGTGGCAGCTCAGTTGCGCGTCCGCAACTTTACAAAACCGTCCCAGTTTCAACAATTTCTCAAGCCGAACAACAAGATCGCTACTTGGGGAAAACTGAACTTAGTGATTTAGCAACTTACTTTAGTTCTGGGGCAAAACGTCTGGAGATCGCCCAAGTTCTCACCCAAAACGCAGAATTAATCGTGTCTAGGGCAGCTAACCGGATTTTTACCGGAGGTTCCCCTTTGGCATTTTTGGAAAGACCCGAAGAACCAGAAATGGCTATGGCTGCGGCGGGTAGTGGGGATATGGAAGTCGCCGAAGGTATGAAGCTGGGAACAATTTCCTATGTTGACAACCGGGGTGGCGGCTTCTTTGATGGTATCAAGTCCCTGTTCAAAGATTCAGGCAGTGGCCCTGCGGTATTCCTGCCGCCGGGGTTCCGACCGATTAACGTCTCCCGCTACGGTCCGGGAAATATGACTAAATCCCTGCGGGATTTGAGCTGGTTCTTGCGTTATACCACTTACGCGATCGTGGCGGGTGATCCTAATATCATCGCCGTTAACGTGCGTGGTTTGCGGGAAATTATCGAAAATGCCTGTTCTAGTGCGGCGACTTTGGTGGCTTTGCAGGAAATGCGGCGATCGGCTCTGGGATATCTGCAAAATGACAAAGAAGGTCAGGAAATTGCCCTGCAATACTTCAATGTTCTGATTAGCGAATTTGAAGGCGCAACCCCTTCTAACAAAGTCCGTCAAGGTCAGAGTGTTGATCAGCAAGGCTTGGAACTGCCTCAGATTTACTTTAATGCGACGATCGCTCGTCAGAAGTTTGTGATGAAGCCGGGTCTGTCTTCCTCGGAAAAACAGGATGTGGTGAAAGCTGCTTATAGACAGGTGTTTGAGCGTGATATTACCCGCGCTTATAGCCAAGGGATTTCTGACCTGGAATCTAAGTTTAAAAATGGCGAAATCAGCACTAAAGAGTTTATCCGTCGTTTGGGTAAGTCTCCTCTGTATCGCCAGCAGTTCTACTCCCGCTTTGTCAACAGCCGGGTGGTGGAACTGGCGGCGCGTCACTTCTTGGGACGGGGTTTGAGTTCTCCCGAGGAGTTTAGCAAATATTTTGCGATCGTCACTAAAGGCGGTTTGGCGGCCCTGGTCGATGCTATGGTTGATTCGTCCGAGTATGCTGATTACTTTGGTGAAGAAACCGTCCCTTATCTGCGGGGTCTGGGTACAGAAGCGCAAGAGTGCCGCAACTGGGGCCCTCAAATTGACCTGTTTAACTACAGTGCGCCTTTCCGTACAGTTCCACAGTTTGTCACTTTGTTTGGTGACTATAAACAGCCTCTGCGGGATCAGCACGTCTATGGTATCGGTAACGATCCTTTAGAAATTCAGTTTGGGGCGATTTTCCCGAAAGAAACCCGCTCTCCCCAAAATCGTCCGGCTCCCTTTGGTAAGGATACTCGCCGGATTCTAATTCGCAATGGAGCCGGAATTGATAACCAATTGAGCAACCCTGGCGCTCGTGGGAATGCTCCCGGTTCTCTCGGTCCCAAAGTGTTTAAGCTCGATCAGCTTCCCGGTGGTTATGTTTCCAGTAAATTTAGCAACAAGGGTGGGAGCAATGGCGCTAGTGTCAAGTTCTCTGAGAGTTCAACTCAGAAGGTGATCCGAGCCGCTTATTTGCAGGTGTTTGGTCGGGAACTCTATTCTGGTCAGCGCCAAACCGTGGCTGAGATTAAGCTGGAAAATGGCGATATCACAGTTCGGGAGTTTATCCGCATTCTGGCGAAGTCTGATGTGTTCCGCAATATGTATTGGACTTCCCTTTATGTTTGTAAGGCGATCGAATACATTCACCGCCGTCTGTTGGGACGACCCACCTATGGACGACAGGAAATGAATTCCTACTTTGACCTTTGCTCTAAAAAAGGTTTCTATGCTCTGGTGGATGCCATTATTGATTCCGTCGAGTATAACGAAGCCTTTGGGGAAGATACTATTCCCTATGAGCGTTATCTGACTCCGGGTGGTCTGTCTCTGCGTTCTATGCGTGTGGGAACCCTGGCTGAGAAGATGACTATGGTTAAAGACGAACCTACTCCCAGGTTTGTGGAGTTGGGAACTCCTACTGACCAGATGAAAGGTGAACTGGAAATCGATAACCGCATTAACCAGGGAGTTAACAAGCGTCGCGAACAGTCTAAGGTGTTTAAACTCACCAATGTGACTGATAAGGTGGCGCTCCAAACTACAATTGGTGCTATCTATCGGCAGATTTTCGAGCGGGATATTGACCCCTATGTTACTAAGAAAGAGTTTACCGCTCTGGAAAGTAAACTTGGTAATGGCGAAATTACCGTTAAGGAGTTCGTCGAAGCCTTGGGAGCTTCTGCTTTGTATATCCGCGAGTTCTACACTCCCTATCCCAATACTAAGGTGATTGAGTTGGGAACTAAGCACTTCTTGGGTCGCGCTCCCCTTAATCAGGCGGAGATTCGCAAGTATAACCAAATCTTGGCTTCTCAGGGTCTGAAGGCGTTTATTGGCGCAATGGTGAACAGCATGGAGTATGCTCAGGTGTTTGGCGAGGATACTGTTCCTTATCGCCGTTTCCCCACGCTTCCTGCTGCTAATTTCCCCAATACAGAGCTGCTTTACAACCAGTTGACCAAACAAAATGATGAACTGGTCGTTCCTAGTTTTGAGCCGGTTTTGGCTAACGATCGCAGCTAG
- a CDS encoding DedA family protein, giving the protein MSFEVVSLETIKAIAHEYGYWAVFGGIALENAGVPLPGETITLVGGFLAGSGELNYWWVLGCAIAGAILGDNCGYWVGRWGGWPFLCLLGKLFRIKEEQLIEVKDQFSQNAAKAVFLGRFVALLRIFAGPLAGIAGMKYWKFFLCNGAGAILWASVMVSLAYFVGQVVPLPQLVSWVGEFAIIALLLVVAWFVIPMWWESRQAKNL; this is encoded by the coding sequence ATGTCCTTTGAAGTTGTATCACTGGAAACAATTAAGGCGATCGCCCATGAATATGGCTATTGGGCGGTTTTCGGCGGTATCGCCCTAGAAAATGCCGGGGTTCCTCTACCGGGAGAAACTATCACACTGGTGGGGGGATTCCTAGCCGGGAGTGGAGAACTTAACTATTGGTGGGTTCTCGGTTGTGCGATCGCAGGTGCCATCCTAGGGGATAACTGCGGTTACTGGGTAGGGCGCTGGGGTGGTTGGCCGTTTTTGTGTTTATTGGGTAAGTTATTCCGCATCAAGGAAGAACAACTAATTGAAGTCAAAGACCAATTCAGCCAAAATGCAGCTAAGGCCGTTTTTTTAGGTAGATTTGTGGCCCTCCTGCGAATTTTTGCTGGCCCCCTAGCCGGAATTGCTGGGATGAAATACTGGAAATTTTTTCTATGTAATGGTGCTGGGGCGATACTCTGGGCTTCTGTAATGGTTAGCCTTGCCTATTTTGTCGGTCAGGTTGTCCCTTTACCCCAATTAGTCTCTTGGGTGGGTGAATTTGCGATCATTGCTCTGTTATTGGTGGTGGCTTGGTTTGTGATTCCCATGTGGTGGGAGTCTCGCCAGGCGAAAAATCTTTAG
- a CDS encoding STAS domain-containing protein gives MSANKPWIIRPQNKLDSQGSEELKKQFLSITSEPPILWIIDMSHVEFIDSSGLGALVVAQKTAKKLGCRLVVCHLGDVAKMVLEITQLDRVLEIVDNIDQISANPQTLLSA, from the coding sequence ATGAGTGCTAACAAACCCTGGATCATTCGGCCTCAGAATAAATTAGATTCCCAAGGTTCAGAAGAACTGAAAAAACAGTTTTTGTCAATCACTTCTGAACCACCCATACTTTGGATCATAGATATGAGCCATGTAGAATTTATCGATAGTTCTGGTTTGGGGGCTTTAGTGGTGGCTCAAAAAACAGCTAAAAAATTGGGTTGTCGTTTAGTGGTTTGCCACCTAGGGGATGTAGCTAAAATGGTCTTGGAAATTACCCAACTAGATAGGGTGCTTGAAATTGTGGATAACATCGACCAAATTTCCGCCAATCCTCAAACTTTGCTTTCTGCATAA
- a CDS encoding protein-arginine deiminase family protein — translation MALVNTLGVVVGIILVPAPHAVAQLAAETEEPVEYKIWESETRLSEYGRTSSSLDRLETVRENPQSVPQLYELRDRLQAQLDQVSGPPDPLVVQEAWQYELQLQQYHSWRKALRQTESRIRNEEKASQHWKQAAELALEAVEIGQYPNPTVKDWEMAQQLWIAAIDSLRQIPADSLIQPQAIEKIVEYQGYLAIVTYQRALASQPEAEPRATTGEIAQFSVAEPKFPGFALHADVNRDGVIDERDKMRPTQWSLSAGPLILFNNDDDDRSGIPDWSDRIVNGEYDEADLAQIHFKISEEYQDADIYISVDEASRRRINMFQKTLGGWKYIDLSGASPLEFSPTIILGVEAKQFADGQWSGLVNVKAIARKNDTEIASDQIQMGVAPWIMSPNTAPVSQVHISDRGVNQDVVEAVQDAIAPTGTPTRITPGETVWMRDSAAIGYVQFPSPDGLRQYNVALSPPGGSDYASSLLGRNFGWAEIGEPRELDPKNQWLDFYGNLNVTPPIPGYPMGRIYYGKADGETINPDILAFLEAQKVQWPPVEIDTSWLITRQVDELITFVPTASGRPLMLVVSPQEGVNLLRQLAQTGYEGAAINRSLSTQTTVRAALNNELLIQHNLRLHRDKITPLINQLKEEFKLNDEQIVEVPAMFGYTGYAWWPNPVNSVFVNGKLLVSDPRGALIDGRDYTQEDLQRRLAIAGLEITFLDDSYYQNLRGSLNAGLNTTRIGEEQAFWESFTQQLGQFSQR, via the coding sequence ATGGCATTAGTCAATACATTGGGCGTTGTGGTGGGGATTATCTTAGTACCCGCCCCTCATGCAGTGGCTCAACTAGCAGCGGAGACAGAGGAGCCAGTAGAATATAAGATCTGGGAATCGGAAACTCGCTTATCAGAATATGGCAGAACTTCCTCTAGCTTAGATCGCCTAGAAACAGTGCGGGAAAATCCCCAATCTGTCCCTCAATTATATGAATTACGCGATCGCCTACAAGCCCAACTTGACCAAGTATCTGGCCCCCCTGACCCCCTGGTAGTTCAGGAAGCCTGGCAATATGAACTACAACTCCAACAATATCATAGTTGGCGTAAAGCCCTACGGCAAACCGAAAGCCGCATTCGCAACGAAGAAAAAGCCAGCCAACACTGGAAACAAGCCGCCGAATTAGCACTCGAAGCCGTAGAAATCGGTCAATATCCTAACCCCACCGTTAAAGATTGGGAAATGGCACAACAGTTATGGATAGCGGCGATAGACTCCTTGCGACAAATTCCCGCAGATAGTTTGATTCAACCCCAGGCTATTGAGAAAATTGTTGAATACCAGGGCTATTTAGCCATTGTCACCTATCAACGAGCCTTGGCTAGTCAACCAGAAGCTGAACCGAGGGCTACTACCGGAGAAATTGCTCAGTTTTCCGTCGCTGAACCCAAGTTTCCCGGTTTTGCTCTCCATGCTGATGTTAATCGGGATGGCGTAATTGATGAGCGCGACAAAATGCGCCCTACTCAATGGTCATTATCTGCTGGACCTTTGATTCTGTTTAATAATGATGATGACGATCGCAGTGGTATTCCTGACTGGAGCGATCGCATTGTTAATGGCGAATATGACGAGGCAGATTTAGCCCAAATTCATTTTAAGATTTCCGAAGAATATCAAGACGCAGATATATATATTAGCGTTGATGAAGCCTCCCGCCGCCGGATTAATATGTTCCAAAAAACCCTGGGCGGCTGGAAATATATTGATTTGTCCGGTGCTTCTCCCCTGGAATTTAGCCCTACTATTATCCTGGGTGTTGAGGCTAAACAATTCGCTGATGGTCAATGGAGTGGCTTAGTCAATGTCAAAGCGATCGCCCGTAAAAATGATACAGAAATCGCCTCTGACCAAATCCAAATGGGTGTCGCACCTTGGATTATGTCTCCTAATACCGCCCCCGTTTCCCAGGTACATATAAGCGATCGCGGTGTGAATCAAGACGTAGTAGAAGCCGTACAAGATGCGATCGCCCCCACCGGAACCCCCACCCGTATTACCCCAGGAGAAACCGTCTGGATGCGAGATAGCGCTGCTATTGGCTATGTACAATTCCCCAGTCCTGATGGTTTGCGTCAATACAATGTCGCTTTAAGCCCTCCCGGCGGCAGTGATTATGCCAGTTCTTTATTAGGGCGAAATTTTGGTTGGGCTGAAATCGGAGAACCCCGCGAACTTGACCCCAAAAATCAATGGTTAGATTTCTATGGCAACCTTAATGTTACCCCACCTATTCCCGGCTATCCTATGGGGCGTATATACTACGGAAAAGCTGACGGGGAAACTATAAATCCCGATATTTTAGCCTTTTTAGAAGCCCAAAAAGTTCAGTGGCCCCCCGTAGAAATTGACACCTCTTGGTTAATTACTCGCCAAGTAGATGAACTAATCACATTTGTTCCCACCGCATCAGGTAGACCCTTAATGCTAGTCGTTAGTCCTCAAGAGGGCGTTAATTTATTGCGGCAATTAGCCCAAACCGGTTACGAAGGGGCAGCAATTAATCGCAGTTTAAGCACCCAAACCACAGTGAGAGCAGCCCTGAATAATGAACTATTAATTCAGCATAATTTGAGGTTGCATCGTGACAAAATCACCCCTTTAATTAATCAGTTAAAAGAGGAATTTAAACTTAATGATGAGCAAATTGTGGAAGTCCCAGCCATGTTTGGTTATACCGGATATGCTTGGTGGCCGAACCCGGTTAATTCTGTGTTTGTCAATGGCAAATTATTGGTGTCTGACCCGCGAGGGGCTTTGATTGATGGCCGAGATTACACCCAGGAAGACTTGCAGCGACGATTAGCGATCGCTGGTCTTGAGATCACATTTTTAGATGATAGTTATTACCAAAACCTCCGAGGTAGTCTCAACGCCGGTTTAAATACTACCAGAATCGGCGAAGAACAGGCCTTCTGGGAATCCTTCACACAACAGTTAGGACAATTTAGCCAACGCTAA
- a CDS encoding CPBP family glutamic-type intramembrane protease, which translates to MSILANLLNRLVMATAIPTPSDWWILAATFLVYGAIALPLGFSMNFLKWNPIHFHPLRLLGAMIWLFITPALLEETLFRVLLIPPPTEALSPLIWLFWAAFSLILFVISHPIAALTYNPAGNPTFCQTPFLSLATILGLACTIAYTLTGSLLIPVLFHWLVVVVWLFLLDGEHKLSANLQAKSDNLTPSS; encoded by the coding sequence ATGTCGATTTTGGCAAATCTCTTAAACCGTTTAGTAATGGCTACAGCGATTCCCACCCCATCAGATTGGTGGATTTTAGCCGCCACCTTTCTGGTTTATGGTGCGATCGCCCTTCCCCTCGGCTTCTCCATGAATTTTCTCAAATGGAACCCCATACATTTTCACCCCCTGCGACTCCTAGGGGCTATGATTTGGCTATTTATCACCCCCGCACTGCTTGAGGAAACCCTCTTTCGCGTGCTGTTAATACCTCCCCCCACAGAAGCTCTATCGCCCCTGATATGGCTATTTTGGGCGGCTTTCAGCCTCATTTTATTTGTCATTTCCCACCCCATTGCCGCCTTGACTTATAATCCAGCCGGAAATCCTACCTTTTGCCAAACCCCATTTTTAAGTTTAGCTACAATTTTGGGATTGGCTTGCACGATCGCCTATACTTTAACCGGGTCTTTGTTAATTCCAGTTTTGTTTCACTGGTTGGTAGTAGTGGTTTGGTTGTTTCTGTTAGATGGCGAACATAAATTATCTGCCAATTTACAGGCGAAATCAGATAATCTAACACCATCATCATAG
- a CDS encoding AI-2E family transporter: MKIGDWIAFFFLVISLIILWEFRQILLLLFTSVILAIALNGLVRWLQRFRLSRGQAVFLAISLVSFVGIMFFSLIMPPFLDQFQQLLNLVPRGYERFTRWIDFILQQPPIWLPEINLRLPGFTEIARQVGPLAQNILGNFFAVFNFSVNTLLQGLLIFVFTLMLVANPASYRRLVVRLFPSFYRRRADEILGLCEISLLQWMRGIVINSVFIATLSYISLTILNVEFVLAHALLAGVFNLVPNIGPTLSVVFPVSVALLDSPGKAFLVLVAYIIIQNLESYWFSPMIMQRQISLLPAATLMAQLFFARFLGFGGLVLALPLAVVTKTWLEQAVLKDIFDNWTLGQPLLESSDISESEQVLIAADTPPELPDSSPNDSTQEHDSDDGEI, translated from the coding sequence GTGAAAATTGGAGATTGGATCGCCTTTTTCTTTTTAGTCATTTCCCTAATAATTTTATGGGAATTCCGACAGATTCTATTATTGTTATTTACTTCCGTCATCTTGGCGATCGCCCTTAACGGTTTGGTGCGTTGGCTACAACGATTTAGGCTGAGTCGCGGTCAAGCCGTCTTCCTAGCTATCAGCTTAGTGTCCTTTGTCGGCATTATGTTTTTTAGTCTAATTATGCCGCCATTTTTAGACCAGTTTCAACAACTGCTAAACTTGGTTCCTAGAGGCTATGAAAGATTCACCCGTTGGATTGATTTCATTCTCCAACAACCTCCGATTTGGCTCCCAGAAATTAACTTGAGACTCCCCGGCTTTACCGAAATTGCTAGACAAGTTGGGCCGCTGGCTCAGAATATCCTCGGCAATTTCTTCGCCGTCTTTAACTTCTCCGTTAACACACTTCTACAGGGTCTATTAATTTTTGTTTTTACCCTAATGTTAGTCGCCAATCCCGCCTCATATAGACGGCTAGTGGTGCGCTTATTTCCATCTTTTTATCGCCGCCGAGCCGATGAAATTTTGGGTCTGTGTGAAATTTCCCTCTTGCAGTGGATGCGCGGAATTGTCATTAATTCTGTGTTTATCGCTACTCTGAGTTATATCAGTTTAACCATATTAAATGTCGAATTTGTTCTCGCTCACGCCTTATTAGCAGGCGTGTTTAACCTAGTTCCGAATATCGGCCCTACCTTGAGTGTCGTATTTCCCGTTTCCGTCGCTCTTTTGGACTCCCCCGGTAAAGCCTTTTTAGTCTTGGTCGCATATATTATTATTCAGAACTTGGAGAGTTATTGGTTCAGTCCCATGATTATGCAGAGACAAATTTCTCTACTCCCAGCCGCTACCTTGATGGCACAATTGTTTTTTGCCAGATTTCTGGGATTTGGGGGTTTGGTTCTCGCCCTCCCTTTGGCTGTCGTCACCAAAACTTGGTTGGAACAAGCCGTATTAAAGGATATTTTTGATAACTGGACCTTGGGTCAACCTCTACTCGAAAGTTCTGATATTTCCGAATCTGAGCAGGTGTTAATAGCAGCAGACACCCCCCCAGAATTACCCGATAGTTCCCCTAATGATTCTACTCAGGAGCATGATAGCGACGATGGCGAAATTTGA
- a CDS encoding S66 peptidase family protein gives MAKFEKLKPGDRLRVIAPSGRIRELKSVETGLDIWREQAYQISLTSGYDRSWGYLAGTDSDRRRQLLDAIGDDYSRGILCARGGYGATRLLEGLSIADIPPSTNPKFLIGFSDITALLWALSGQENILAIHGPVLTTLAQEPDWAIARLFDYLAGKPLQPLHGDGWGGGKVRGRLFPGNLTVATYLLGTPHQPDLTNAILAFEDVNEEPYRLDRMLTYWRTIGAFQPVLGIALGRFSQSGSDLNSPGDFSVEQVLRDRLFDLNIPIVANLSFGHDGPNPILPVGLEVELDGDRGVLSWPTNPPSY, from the coding sequence ATGGCGAAATTTGAGAAGTTAAAACCCGGCGATCGCTTGCGTGTCATTGCTCCCAGTGGCAGAATTAGGGAACTTAAATCTGTAGAAACAGGTTTAGATATTTGGCGCGAGCAAGCATATCAAATTAGCCTCACTTCTGGTTACGATCGCAGTTGGGGTTATTTAGCCGGAACTGATAGCGATCGCCGTCGTCAACTCTTAGATGCCATTGGCGATGACTACAGCCGAGGTATTCTCTGTGCTAGGGGGGGCTATGGCGCGACTAGACTCCTGGAAGGGTTATCTATTGCTGATATTCCCCCCTCCACTAACCCTAAGTTTTTAATCGGGTTTTCTGATATTACCGCCCTATTGTGGGCTTTGTCTGGACAGGAAAATATTTTAGCCATTCATGGTCCCGTTTTAACTACTTTAGCCCAAGAACCCGATTGGGCGATCGCTCGTTTATTTGACTATCTAGCAGGTAAACCCCTTCAACCCCTCCACGGAGACGGGTGGGGCGGCGGTAAAGTACGCGGTCGCCTATTTCCTGGGAATTTAACTGTCGCTACTTATCTATTAGGAACCCCCCATCAACCTGATTTAACTAATGCTATCCTCGCCTTTGAAGATGTCAATGAGGAACCCTACCGCCTAGATAGAATGTTGACCTACTGGCGCACTATCGGCGCGTTTCAGCCTGTCCTTGGTATCGCCTTGGGGCGCTTTAGTCAGTCCGGGTCTGACCTTAACTCCCCTGGGGATTTTTCCGTTGAACAAGTATTGCGCGATCGCCTTTTTGACCTGAATATCCCCATTGTTGCTAATCTTTCCTTTGGTCATGACGGCCCCAATCCTATTTTACCTGTCGGCTTAGAAGTAGAATTAGATGGCGATCGCGGTGTTTTGAGTTGGCCAACAAACCCCCCCTCATACTGA
- a CDS encoding cistern family PEP-CTERM protein: MKTTSLFGTALLATSVAIVSSAFLPAAAFNITQTGGQAGNPQQDLWQVGVTTNDIGATFQIDWFLDRNFDGSGGLSQDLSAFSTFKVDSFTSDYLDLTINISNTTALTQTFTEAGIVSFGFGIDPNATSVQLLQSGNNFTGAQVRTGQQTFPGGFKQIDICIFTQGCNGGSQNSALAAGASDSLRLRIGGDFTNGTATIGANLLDFPVKFQTTDGSFELAGAGGGVQNVEQVPEPLTILGTGMALGFGSMFKREHDKKKNKSSLKA; this comes from the coding sequence ATGAAAACAACTTCTTTATTTGGGACAGCTTTATTAGCCACCAGTGTAGCCATAGTTTCTTCCGCATTTTTACCCGCCGCCGCTTTTAATATTACCCAAACCGGAGGTCAAGCCGGAAACCCCCAACAAGACCTGTGGCAGGTGGGGGTTACCACCAATGATATCGGAGCAACCTTTCAGATTGACTGGTTCCTGGATCGAAACTTTGATGGTTCCGGCGGCCTTAGTCAAGACTTGAGTGCATTTTCTACCTTTAAGGTTGATAGCTTTACCAGTGACTATCTGGACTTGACCATCAATATTAGCAACACCACAGCACTCACCCAAACATTTACCGAGGCTGGTATTGTTAGTTTTGGATTCGGTATTGACCCCAACGCCACCAGTGTTCAATTGCTACAAAGTGGCAATAACTTCACTGGCGCTCAAGTTAGGACCGGTCAACAAACTTTCCCTGGTGGCTTTAAACAAATTGACATCTGTATTTTCACCCAGGGTTGTAATGGTGGTTCCCAGAATAGTGCTTTAGCCGCTGGTGCATCTGATAGTCTACGATTAAGGATTGGAGGCGACTTTACCAACGGGACCGCTACCATTGGCGCGAACCTCCTTGATTTTCCGGTTAAATTCCAAACTACTGACGGTAGCTTTGAATTAGCTGGCGCGGGTGGCGGTGTACAAAATGTCGAACAAGTCCCCGAACCTCTGACTATTTTGGGTACAGGTATGGCTTTGGGTTTTGGCAGTATGTTCAAGCGTGAACACGACAAGAAGAAAAATAAATCCAGCCTCAAAGCCTAA
- a CDS encoding PEP-CTERM sorting domain-containing protein: MTLLNQIKFAAVAASIASVSVLTSSPAEAVTFNIGDRFTANAQFTLVGDSSTSLFFDFLDVDGNTGGPGNFGIHNSTAVGSFVDYTTGSQVRSEYTIQNVDFGSATQVANFLTFNDGPGGLSEWSMDLTSINVVSDTALSNMRFVDIYATALFRGDNVAQGDGGLQGTIRFNQESQTAQFDFEVTSVPEPMGVIGAGVAFGMMAGLLKRQPSKKES; encoded by the coding sequence ATGACTTTACTGAACCAAATTAAATTCGCTGCCGTCGCTGCATCTATTGCCAGTGTATCTGTTTTGACTAGCTCACCCGCTGAAGCTGTTACCTTTAATATTGGCGATCGCTTTACCGCCAATGCCCAATTTACATTAGTCGGAGATTCTTCCACATCTCTATTTTTTGACTTCCTCGACGTAGACGGCAACACTGGTGGGCCGGGGAACTTCGGCATTCATAACTCTACTGCTGTGGGTTCTTTTGTTGACTACACCACAGGTTCCCAAGTTCGCTCAGAATATACCATTCAAAACGTTGACTTTGGTAGCGCCACTCAAGTAGCCAACTTCTTGACCTTTAATGATGGTCCTGGCGGTTTGTCTGAGTGGTCTATGGATTTGACATCCATCAATGTCGTCAGCGATACTGCCTTGAGTAATATGCGGTTTGTGGATATTTATGCCACCGCCCTATTTAGAGGCGATAATGTGGCACAAGGTGACGGCGGCTTGCAAGGCACGATCCGATTTAACCAGGAATCCCAAACCGCACAATTTGATTTTGAGGTTACTTCTGTCCCAGAACCCATGGGCGTTATTGGCGCTGGAGTCGCTTTCGGAATGATGGCTGGCTTACTGAAACGTCAACCCTCCAAAAAGGAAAGCTAA
- a CDS encoding PEP-CTERM sorting domain-containing protein: MKLQHQVQCATVSLSIASLSFLAAAPAEALTFSPGDRFTANSIFTVIGDNSTSLNFDFLDHAGNAGGTTGNFGIDNHTATGVFVDYTTNSAIDSRYIIRDTDFGNTNQVIDFLRFDDGPDGLSEWSMDLRSISIVSDSLLGSMRFVNIAAEALFKSDNQLRGTGGFQGLIRIDQTNNTAQFDFETTAVPEPFTILGTGLAFGIAGLLKREYDKKKS; the protein is encoded by the coding sequence ATGAAACTACAACATCAGGTCCAATGTGCCACAGTTTCTCTATCCATTGCTAGTTTATCATTCCTAGCTGCTGCACCCGCTGAAGCCTTGACTTTTTCCCCTGGCGATCGCTTTACCGCCAACTCCATTTTTACCGTAATTGGTGATAATAGCACCTCCCTAAATTTCGACTTCCTAGATCATGCTGGTAATGCCGGAGGTACTACTGGTAATTTTGGTATCGATAACCATACAGCTACAGGGGTTTTTGTTGACTATACCACTAATTCAGCAATTGACTCTCGTTATATCATTAGAGACACAGACTTCGGGAACACCAATCAAGTGATTGATTTCTTGCGCTTTGATGACGGTCCTGACGGTTTGTCTGAATGGTCTATGGATTTAAGATCAATTAGCATTGTTAGTGACTCTCTCTTGGGTAGTATGAGGTTTGTTAATATCGCCGCTGAAGCACTATTTAAAAGCGATAATCAACTTAGAGGGACAGGTGGTTTTCAAGGCTTAATTAGAATTGACCAAACCAACAACACTGCACAATTTGATTTTGAGACTACTGCGGTTCCAGAACCTTTCACTATTTTGGGAACTGGTTTAGCCTTCGGTATCGCTGGCTTACTCAAACGTGAATACGACAAAAAGAAAAGCTAA